From a region of the Methylocystis hirsuta genome:
- a CDS encoding creatininase family protein — protein sequence MLPSPFWSELSLRDMRAHDMSRVIAVLPIAAVEQHGPHLPLGVDAMIMEGCIDQVAARLPEDLEAVFLPLQSVGVSPEHRDFPGTLTLTNETASRLLLEIAESVLRAGVRKLVLLNSHGGNSALLSQAALDLRARFGALAVIVSWARFGYPDGLFSAAELRHGIHGGEIETSLMLAFRPDLVDMARAKNFPPATLDFERDFAWLRADRPAGFGWMAQDLSPAGAMGDASKASAEKGEAVADYWATAFVELLRDVEAFDLTRLKSMDD from the coding sequence ATGCTGCCGTCGCCCTTCTGGTCGGAACTCTCGCTGCGCGACATGCGCGCGCATGATATGTCGCGCGTCATCGCCGTTCTGCCGATCGCTGCTGTGGAGCAGCATGGGCCGCATCTGCCGCTCGGGGTTGACGCGATGATCATGGAAGGATGCATCGATCAAGTCGCGGCGCGCCTGCCCGAAGATCTCGAAGCCGTCTTTCTGCCGCTTCAGAGCGTCGGCGTTTCGCCCGAGCACCGCGACTTTCCCGGCACGCTGACGCTGACGAACGAGACCGCGTCGCGCCTCCTCCTCGAGATCGCCGAGAGCGTCCTGCGCGCAGGCGTGAGAAAGCTGGTGCTCCTCAATTCACATGGCGGCAATTCGGCGCTCCTCTCGCAGGCGGCGCTCGATCTGCGCGCCCGTTTCGGCGCGCTGGCGGTCATCGTCTCCTGGGCGCGTTTCGGCTATCCAGACGGACTGTTCTCTGCGGCGGAGCTGCGCCACGGGATTCATGGCGGCGAAATCGAAACGTCGCTCATGCTCGCGTTCCGGCCGGACCTCGTCGACATGGCGCGCGCCAAGAACTTCCCGCCGGCGACGCTCGACTTCGAGCGCGATTTCGCCTGGTTGCGCGCAGATCGACCCGCCGGCTTCGGCTGGATGGCGCAGGACCTCTCGCCAGCGGGCGCCATGGGCGACGCGTCCAAAGCCAGCGCTGAAAAGGGCGAAGCGGTGGCGGATTATTGGGCGACGGCCTTCGTTGAATTGTTGCGCGACGTCGAGGCGTTCGACCTGACGCGGCTCAAGAGCATGGACGACTGA
- a CDS encoding NAD(P)/FAD-dependent oxidoreductase, producing the protein MNLRHFAHRKTPPKGGSSISDAEAPFCAVVGAGPAGLFAADALARAGARVVIYEHKASPARKFLMAGRGGLNITHSEGLERFISRYGAAAARIAPFIRAWPPQALRDFCAELGEPTFVGSSGRVFPASFKASPLLRAWLARLSRLGVTIVTRHDFAGFAESGALRLIGPDGEFTRKVDALVLALGGASWPRLGSDGAWAARLGAEGVRVTPLVAANSGALIEWSAIFRADFEGQPIKTALLRHGVSTARGDVVVTRAGLEGGPVYALSSQLRDVTQKHGPTTLSVDLRPDTSLECLTRKLSRRPQKQSHANFLRKAGFSKVEIGLLREARGEGLPRDAETLAGLIKNAPLTVTGVGGLERAISTAGGVSFDELDDNLMLKKLPGVFVAGEMLDYDAPTGGYLLQAAFATGLAAGRGAARYLGLSPDQSVAPPDPAQTGLSPRQSPNGRAPDASNKYSL; encoded by the coding sequence GTGAACCTCCGCCATTTTGCGCATCGAAAAACGCCGCCCAAGGGAGGCTCTTCCATTAGCGACGCCGAGGCTCCGTTCTGCGCCGTCGTCGGCGCGGGCCCCGCCGGTCTATTCGCCGCCGACGCCCTCGCGCGCGCCGGCGCGCGCGTCGTCATCTATGAGCACAAAGCGAGCCCCGCGCGCAAATTTCTGATGGCGGGGCGGGGCGGGCTCAACATCACCCATAGCGAAGGCCTGGAGCGCTTCATCTCCCGCTATGGCGCGGCGGCCGCGAGAATCGCGCCGTTCATCCGCGCCTGGCCGCCGCAGGCGCTGCGCGATTTCTGCGCCGAGCTTGGCGAGCCGACCTTCGTCGGCTCCAGCGGCCGGGTTTTTCCGGCAAGCTTCAAGGCCTCGCCGCTCTTGCGCGCCTGGCTTGCGCGGCTGTCGCGGCTCGGCGTTACGATCGTGACCCGCCATGACTTCGCGGGCTTCGCCGAATCCGGGGCGCTGCGCCTGATCGGCCCGGATGGCGAATTCACCCGCAAGGTCGACGCCCTGGTGCTGGCGCTCGGCGGCGCCTCCTGGCCGCGGCTCGGCTCCGACGGCGCCTGGGCGGCGCGGCTTGGCGCGGAAGGCGTGCGCGTCACGCCGCTCGTCGCCGCCAACAGCGGCGCGCTGATCGAGTGGAGCGCGATCTTTCGCGCCGATTTCGAAGGCCAGCCGATCAAGACGGCGTTGCTGCGCCATGGCGTATCTACGGCGCGCGGCGATGTGGTCGTCACGCGCGCCGGGCTGGAAGGCGGGCCGGTTTATGCGCTCTCTTCGCAGCTGCGCGATGTCACGCAAAAACACGGCCCGACGACGCTATCGGTCGATCTGCGGCCCGACACCAGTCTCGAATGCCTGACGCGCAAGCTGTCGCGGCGTCCGCAGAAACAGTCGCATGCAAATTTTCTGCGCAAGGCCGGGTTCTCGAAAGTCGAGATCGGCCTCCTGCGCGAGGCGCGGGGGGAGGGCCTGCCGCGCGACGCGGAAACGCTTGCCGGGCTCATCAAGAATGCGCCGCTCACCGTCACCGGCGTCGGAGGTCTTGAGCGCGCCATTTCGACCGCTGGCGGCGTCTCCTTCGACGAACTCGACGACAATCTGATGCTCAAGAAGCTGCCGGGCGTCTTCGTCGCGGGCGAGATGCTCGACTATGACGCGCCGACGGGCGGCTATCTGTTGCAGGCGGCCTTCGCCACCGGACTGGCGGCCGGCCGCGGTGCCGCCCGCTACCTCGGCCTTTCGCCCGATCAATCGGTCGCGCCGCCAGATCCCGCTCAGACGGGCTTGTCGCCCCGCCAGTCGCCGAACGGGCGCGCCCCGGACGCGTCGAACAAATACAGCCTGTAG
- a CDS encoding 50S ribosomal protein L11 methyltransferase, with translation MLEGLPPNNASHMLRLDCDEKRARAVADLIVETFEPTETAAAAFELDDGPRWSVEVYFASAPDEAQILALIEAAADAETARAARFSTVAEQDWVENALAGLAPVRAGRVLVHGAHDRGRRRPNDIGIEIEAALAFGTGHHGTTLGCLKALERIAKRRRPRRILDVGTGTGVLAIAAALLFHQRVACGDIDPVAVATASANARANGAGADVRPVVATGLRHTSLQGQYDLIFANILAKPLRLLAPQIADAATADAELVLSGLLARDVRGVLDAYRAQGFFLAERGDIDGWATLVLRRGGSSSAPSLSLPR, from the coding sequence ATGCTTGAAGGCCTTCCCCCTAATAACGCCAGCCACATGCTGCGCCTCGATTGCGACGAAAAACGCGCCCGCGCCGTCGCCGACCTCATCGTCGAAACCTTCGAGCCGACAGAGACCGCCGCCGCCGCCTTCGAGCTGGATGACGGCCCCCGATGGTCCGTCGAGGTCTATTTCGCCAGCGCTCCCGACGAAGCGCAGATTCTTGCCTTGATCGAGGCCGCCGCCGACGCCGAAACGGCGCGGGCTGCGCGCTTTTCGACGGTCGCCGAGCAGGACTGGGTGGAGAACGCTCTTGCCGGATTGGCCCCGGTCCGCGCCGGCCGGGTGCTGGTGCATGGCGCGCATGATCGGGGACGGCGGCGCCCGAACGACATCGGCATAGAGATCGAGGCGGCGCTCGCTTTCGGCACCGGCCATCACGGCACGACGCTGGGCTGCCTCAAGGCGCTCGAGAGAATCGCCAAGCGCCGGCGCCCGCGCCGCATTCTCGATGTGGGAACAGGCACCGGCGTTCTGGCGATCGCCGCCGCGCTTCTCTTTCACCAACGCGTCGCCTGCGGCGATATCGATCCCGTCGCCGTGGCGACGGCCTCGGCCAACGCCCGCGCCAATGGCGCCGGGGCCGATGTTCGCCCGGTCGTCGCCACCGGGCTGCGCCATACGTCGCTGCAAGGCCAATATGATCTGATCTTCGCCAATATCCTGGCGAAGCCTCTGCGCCTGCTTGCGCCGCAGATCGCCGACGCCGCGACGGCTGACGCGGAGCTGGTGCTCTCAGGTCTGCTGGCGCGCGACGTGCGCGGCGTGCTCGACGCCTACCGCGCCCAGGGATTTTTCCTGGCCGAACGGGGCGACATCGACGGCTGGGCGACTCTGGTGTTGAGACGCGGCGGATCGTCCAGCGCCCCCTCCCTGTCCCTCCCCCGCTAA
- a CDS encoding phosphatase PAP2 family protein, translated as MAFTSDHLAKLTRDASSTPQADIGVAATWGQRLFELDLAAVHLFSRTARSAIGRFLAIAISKLGNGWIYLILAPIVLIGLGWQGLHVAALAGMNAALLHLLYPIIKRRFGRRRPFQVDARLPSLLKTLDDHSFPSGHAMTLTGVLAPIVIAWPATTLSAGLLLLSMAWSRIATAHHYPSDVAAGVALGAGLSYPLASGILAYW; from the coding sequence ATGGCGTTCACATCGGACCATCTGGCGAAGCTGACGCGAGACGCGTCATCAACGCCGCAAGCAGACATCGGCGTCGCCGCCACTTGGGGCCAACGTCTCTTCGAACTTGACCTCGCGGCGGTTCATCTCTTCTCTCGAACGGCGCGCTCCGCGATCGGCAGATTCCTCGCAATCGCCATCAGCAAGCTCGGCAATGGATGGATCTATCTCATCCTCGCGCCCATCGTCCTCATCGGCCTCGGCTGGCAAGGGCTGCATGTCGCGGCGCTCGCCGGCATGAACGCCGCGCTGCTGCATTTGCTCTATCCGATCATCAAGCGCCGCTTCGGCCGCAGGCGTCCGTTCCAAGTCGACGCGCGGCTGCCGTCGCTGTTGAAGACGCTCGACGATCACTCCTTCCCCAGCGGCCACGCCATGACGCTCACCGGCGTGCTCGCGCCCATCGTCATCGCCTGGCCGGCGACGACGCTATCGGCCGGCCTTCTTCTGCTGTCGATGGCCTGGTCGCGAATCGCGACGGCGCACCACTATCCGAGCGACGTCGCGGCCGGCGTCGCGCTTGGCGCCGGCCTCTCCTACCCGCTCGCGAGCGGCATTCTCGCCTATTGGTGA
- a CDS encoding type III PLP-dependent enzyme encodes MTDRILDFLAERRRNGRDNGPCLVVDLDVVRENYVGFAKALPDTRVFYAVKANPAPEVLSLLASLGSCFDTASVVEIEQVLAAGATPDRISFGNTIKKERDVARAYALGVRLFAVDCEAEVEKIARVAPGSKVFCRILCDGSGAEWPLSRKFGCAPEMATGVLEHAHRLGLNAYGVSFHVGSQQTNPRMWDAALKSASEIFRELAERGINLQMVNLGGGFPTKYLKNVPAVKQYGNAIFRALSKHFGNRIPETIIEPGRGMVGNAGLIEAEVVLISKKSEEDSEIRWVYLDIGKFNGLAETTDEMIRYPIRTPADGAPTSPCVVAGPSCDSVDVLYEKQPYQLPISLEIGAKVLIEGTGAYTTTYSAVGFNGFPPLETHVI; translated from the coding sequence ATGACCGACCGTATTCTCGATTTCCTCGCCGAGCGCCGACGCAACGGGCGCGACAACGGACCTTGCCTCGTCGTCGATCTCGACGTCGTGCGCGAAAACTATGTCGGCTTCGCCAAGGCGTTGCCGGATACGCGCGTCTTCTATGCGGTGAAAGCCAATCCGGCGCCGGAGGTGCTTTCGCTGCTCGCTTCGCTCGGCTCGTGCTTCGACACGGCGTCCGTCGTCGAAATCGAGCAGGTCCTCGCCGCCGGCGCCACGCCCGACCGCATCAGCTTCGGCAATACGATCAAGAAGGAGCGCGACGTCGCGCGCGCCTATGCGCTCGGCGTGCGGCTCTTCGCGGTCGACTGCGAGGCGGAAGTCGAAAAGATCGCGCGCGTCGCGCCCGGCTCCAAGGTGTTCTGCCGCATTCTCTGCGACGGCTCCGGCGCCGAATGGCCCTTGTCGCGCAAATTCGGCTGCGCCCCCGAGATGGCGACGGGCGTTCTGGAACATGCGCACAGGCTGGGTCTCAACGCCTATGGCGTCTCGTTCCATGTCGGCTCGCAGCAGACGAATCCGCGCATGTGGGACGCCGCGCTGAAGTCGGCGTCGGAGATCTTCCGCGAACTCGCGGAGCGCGGAATCAATTTGCAGATGGTCAATCTCGGCGGCGGCTTCCCGACGAAATATCTCAAGAACGTGCCGGCGGTGAAGCAATACGGCAATGCGATCTTCCGCGCGCTGTCGAAGCATTTCGGCAACCGCATTCCGGAGACGATCATCGAGCCGGGCCGCGGCATGGTCGGCAACGCCGGGCTGATCGAAGCGGAAGTCGTGCTGATCTCGAAGAAGTCGGAGGAGGACAGCGAGATTCGCTGGGTCTATCTCGACATCGGCAAGTTCAACGGCCTCGCCGAGACGACCGACGAGATGATCCGCTATCCGATCCGTACGCCGGCGGACGGCGCGCCGACGAGTCCATGCGTCGTCGCGGGACCGAGCTGCGACAGCGTCGACGTGCTCTATGAGAAGCAGCCCTATCAGCTGCCGATCTCGCTCGAGATCGGCGCGAAAGTGCTGATCGAAGGAACCGGGGCCTATACGACGACCTATTCGGCCGTGGGCTTCAACGGTTTCCCGCCGCTCGAGACGCATGTGATCTGA
- a CDS encoding aminopeptidase P family protein: protein MFEAKFQTFIDDAMRGDSAARLKALRAELKRQGLDGFLVPRADAHQNEYVPKCAERLAWLTGFTGSAGFAVVLEKEAALFVDGRYVIQVRGEIDAKLFKPLDIAETTPAAWLSGHAREGARIGYDPWVHTSTQIERFGKILAERKIELVPLDANPIDALWVDRPAEPKGAVAIHPARYAGASAGAKIKKLRAALKDADAALMSDPHAICWAFNIRGADVAHTPIALCFALLPKDGAPALYIDDAKLSPKVRAALEKFLTLKTPEDLVEDLVQAGKRGATILFDSATAPAKLVETLRAAGGKPRLADDPATLPKAIKNERELEGAREAHIRDGAALTRFLAWFSEAAPKGGLTEISAAEALETFRRENGDLRDISFPTISAFGEHAAIPHYRVTETSNLKIGRGVYLVDSGAQYLDGTTDVTRTVVVGPASKQLREHFTRVLKGHIAIARAVFPKGVSGAQLDAFARRALWEAGLDFDHGTGHGVGAYLSVHEGPQRISKLGTTPLQPGMILSNEPGYYRAGAYGVRLENLVIVERREIKGAEREMYGFETITLAPFDLNCVEPKLLSPEEIGWLNAYHARVRKILSPLVDAKTRKWLREATTSV from the coding sequence ATGTTCGAAGCGAAATTCCAAACATTCATCGACGACGCCATGCGCGGCGACAGCGCGGCGCGCCTCAAGGCGCTGCGCGCCGAACTCAAGCGGCAAGGACTCGACGGCTTTCTCGTTCCGCGCGCCGACGCGCATCAGAACGAATACGTTCCCAAATGCGCGGAGCGCCTCGCCTGGCTGACAGGCTTCACCGGGTCGGCCGGCTTCGCCGTCGTGCTGGAGAAGGAGGCCGCGCTCTTCGTCGATGGCCGCTATGTCATTCAGGTGCGCGGCGAGATCGATGCGAAACTTTTCAAGCCGCTCGACATCGCCGAAACGACGCCCGCCGCTTGGCTCAGCGGGCATGCGCGCGAAGGCGCGCGCATCGGCTATGACCCCTGGGTGCACACCAGCACGCAGATCGAACGCTTCGGGAAAATTCTCGCGGAAAGAAAGATCGAACTCGTTCCGCTCGACGCCAATCCGATCGATGCGCTTTGGGTTGACCGGCCGGCCGAGCCGAAAGGCGCGGTGGCGATTCATCCGGCGCGTTACGCCGGCGCCAGCGCCGGCGCGAAGATCAAGAAGCTGCGCGCCGCGCTAAAAGATGCGGACGCGGCGTTGATGTCCGATCCGCATGCGATCTGCTGGGCCTTCAACATTCGCGGCGCCGATGTGGCGCATACGCCGATCGCGCTCTGCTTCGCGCTGCTGCCCAAGGACGGCGCGCCTGCGCTCTATATCGACGATGCGAAGCTCTCGCCGAAGGTGCGCGCCGCGCTCGAAAAATTTCTGACGCTGAAGACGCCTGAAGACCTCGTCGAGGATCTCGTGCAGGCCGGCAAGCGCGGCGCGACCATTCTCTTCGATTCTGCGACGGCGCCGGCGAAACTTGTCGAAACCTTGCGCGCGGCGGGCGGCAAGCCGCGTCTCGCCGACGATCCGGCGACGCTGCCGAAAGCGATCAAGAATGAAAGGGAGCTCGAAGGCGCGCGCGAAGCTCATATCCGCGACGGCGCGGCGCTGACGCGATTCCTCGCCTGGTTTTCCGAAGCCGCGCCGAAGGGCGGATTGACCGAAATCTCCGCGGCCGAAGCGCTCGAAACTTTTCGCCGCGAAAACGGCGACCTGCGCGACATTTCCTTCCCGACGATCTCAGCTTTCGGCGAACATGCGGCGATCCCGCATTATCGGGTGACGGAAACGAGCAATCTCAAGATCGGTCGCGGCGTCTATCTCGTCGACTCCGGCGCGCAATATCTCGACGGCACGACCGACGTAACGCGCACCGTCGTCGTCGGTCCGGCGTCGAAACAATTACGCGAACATTTCACCCGCGTGCTCAAAGGCCATATCGCCATCGCACGCGCCGTCTTTCCCAAGGGCGTCTCGGGCGCGCAGCTCGATGCTTTCGCGCGCCGCGCGCTGTGGGAGGCAGGGCTCGACTTCGATCATGGGACGGGCCATGGCGTCGGCGCTTACCTCTCGGTGCATGAGGGGCCGCAGCGCATCTCGAAGCTCGGGACGACGCCGTTGCAGCCGGGCATGATCCTCTCGAACGAGCCCGGCTACTACCGCGCCGGCGCATATGGCGTCAGGCTCGAAAATCTCGTCATCGTCGAGAGGCGCGAGATCAAAGGCGCCGAACGCGAGATGTATGGTTTCGAGACCATCACGCTTGCGCCTTTCGATTTGAATTGCGTCGAGCCGAAATTACTGTCGCCGGAAGAAATCGGCTGGCTGAACGCCTATCACGCCCGGGTGCGCAAGATCCTTTCGCCGCTGGTGGACGCGAAGACGCGCAAATGGCTGCGGGAAGCGACGACGTCGGTATGA
- a CDS encoding GNAT family N-acetyltransferase → MAFELACPHHVHASRVAPQSRVVPAPFAIRDEAPGDARAREALLDDAFGPARFLKTCQRLRDGSAPAPGLALVATDGVGGPIGTLRLWPVLAGGRAALLLGPLAVSAEKRSLGIGGALIRESLARAADFGHRAVLLVGDAPYYVRFGFERRFTERLTMPGPVERARFLGLELVEGALRGVRGRVVAASTPAIDLPQAA, encoded by the coding sequence ATGGCCTTTGAACTTGCATGCCCCCATCACGTCCACGCGTCGCGCGTCGCGCCGCAATCGCGTGTCGTTCCTGCGCCATTTGCGATTCGTGATGAAGCGCCGGGCGACGCGAGGGCGCGCGAAGCTTTGCTCGACGACGCTTTCGGTCCCGCGCGGTTCTTGAAGACCTGCCAGCGGCTGCGCGACGGATCGGCGCCGGCGCCGGGCCTCGCGCTGGTCGCGACCGACGGCGTCGGCGGGCCTATCGGCACGCTGCGTCTTTGGCCGGTTCTTGCCGGCGGGCGTGCGGCGCTGCTGCTTGGCCCGCTTGCTGTCTCCGCCGAGAAGCGCTCGCTCGGCATTGGCGGCGCGCTGATTCGCGAGTCGCTCGCGCGCGCGGCCGATTTCGGCCATCGCGCCGTGCTGCTCGTCGGCGACGCCCCTTATTATGTGCGCTTCGGTTTCGAGCGGCGATTCACGGAGCGGCTGACCATGCCGGGACCGGTGGAGCGCGCCCGCTTTCTCGGATTGGAGCTTGTCGAAGGGGCGCTACGCGGGGTTCGCGGGCGGGTCGTCGCCGCTTCCACGCCCGCGATCGATCTGCCGCAGGCCGCGTAA
- a CDS encoding glucan biosynthesis protein has translation MTRITRRQFAGALSAIGAQFALKDPALAASDAPKPRFGFENVVQRAHDLALAPFDTAVPPRLPDPFDALDFDTWRGIRFKREHDIFAGADGGFRLETFHLGFLYRRPMTVNMIRDGIATPIPYSPALFDYGRLKVEKAPPVNTGFAGFRLHFPVNEPHVHDEVISFLGASYFRFLGRDQKYGLSARALCVETGSEHESFPFFREFWIETPEKGSNHATLYALLDGEAATGAFRFDLFAGQESALEIQATLFPRRTGMKLGLAPLTSMYLTGENDRDVRDGFRTELHDSDGLLIHTGAGEWLWRPLANPPRARISSFLDNNNRGFGLLQRDRTFESYQDLDLAYENRPSYFVEPMGDWGEGRVELLELPTRDETNDNIVASWTPAKSPEPGAPFVYAYRITAGLDMPQLAPNGMVVNTFEAPARALGSAEPVNPGAHRFIVDFAGGDLAYYVADPGQVEAVATTSAGRVLRANIAANEHIGGLRALFDVAVEPRSTADLRLFLRTHGRTLTETWTYPWTAPAA, from the coding sequence ATGACGCGAATTACACGGCGCCAATTCGCCGGGGCGCTCTCTGCAATAGGCGCGCAATTTGCGCTCAAAGATCCGGCGCTAGCGGCCTCCGACGCTCCCAAGCCGCGATTCGGCTTTGAGAACGTTGTGCAGCGGGCGCACGACCTGGCGCTGGCGCCCTTCGACACTGCGGTTCCGCCGCGTCTGCCGGATCCCTTCGACGCTTTGGACTTCGACACATGGCGAGGGATCCGATTCAAGCGCGAGCATGATATTTTCGCGGGCGCGGACGGCGGCTTCCGGCTAGAGACGTTCCATCTCGGCTTTCTCTATCGTCGCCCGATGACGGTGAATATGATCCGCGACGGCATCGCGACGCCGATTCCCTATTCGCCGGCGCTCTTCGACTATGGCCGCCTCAAGGTCGAAAAGGCTCCCCCGGTCAACACCGGCTTCGCCGGCTTTCGCCTGCATTTCCCGGTCAACGAGCCGCATGTTCACGATGAGGTGATCTCCTTCCTTGGCGCGAGCTATTTCCGCTTTCTCGGCCGCGATCAGAAATATGGGCTTTCCGCGCGAGCGCTTTGCGTCGAGACCGGCTCCGAGCACGAGAGCTTTCCGTTCTTCCGTGAATTCTGGATCGAAACGCCGGAGAAGGGCAGCAATCACGCGACGCTCTATGCGCTGCTCGACGGCGAGGCTGCGACAGGCGCCTTCAGATTCGATCTCTTCGCAGGACAGGAGAGCGCGCTCGAAATCCAGGCGACGCTTTTCCCGCGGCGCACGGGGATGAAGCTGGGCCTCGCGCCGCTCACGTCGATGTATCTGACCGGCGAAAACGACCGGGACGTGCGCGACGGCTTTCGCACCGAATTGCACGATTCCGACGGGCTCTTGATCCACACCGGCGCCGGCGAATGGCTCTGGCGCCCGCTCGCCAATCCTCCCCGCGCGCGGATCTCGTCCTTTCTCGACAATAATAATCGCGGCTTTGGGCTGCTGCAGCGCGACAGGACGTTCGAGTCCTATCAGGATCTTGACCTCGCCTATGAAAACCGCCCGAGCTATTTCGTCGAACCTATGGGCGACTGGGGCGAAGGCCGCGTCGAACTGCTCGAACTGCCGACGCGTGACGAAACAAACGACAATATCGTCGCCAGCTGGACGCCGGCGAAATCTCCCGAGCCCGGCGCGCCCTTCGTTTACGCCTATCGGATCACCGCCGGGCTCGACATGCCGCAACTCGCGCCCAACGGCATGGTCGTCAACACCTTCGAGGCGCCGGCGCGAGCGCTTGGCTCGGCCGAGCCCGTTAATCCCGGGGCGCATCGGTTCATCGTCGATTTCGCCGGCGGCGATCTCGCCTATTATGTCGCCGATCCGGGCCAGGTCGAAGCGGTGGCGACGACGAGCGCCGGGCGCGTGCTGCGCGCCAACATCGCCGCCAACGAGCATATCGGCGGACTGCGGGCGCTCTTCGACGTCGCGGTGGAGCCGCGCAGCACGGCCGATCTCCGCCTGTTTCTGCGGACGCACGGGCGCACGCTCACCGAGACCTGGACCTATCCCTGGACAGCGCCGGCGGCGTGA
- a CDS encoding DUF411 domain-containing protein translates to MANNPFTRRDMLQLAAVAALIPGWARAEGATKVVMHKSPTCGCCGAWTARMREAGYVVEEIVEADMPSVKKRLGVPEALSSCHTAEIDGYIVEGHVPPQAVARLLKERPDAVGLAAPGMPAGSPGMEGGAAEVYRLYLFDASGARPFGDWRGDKPV, encoded by the coding sequence ATGGCGAATAACCCTTTCACCCGACGCGATATGTTGCAGCTCGCCGCCGTCGCGGCGCTTATCCCCGGATGGGCGCGCGCCGAAGGCGCGACGAAGGTCGTAATGCATAAGAGCCCGACATGCGGGTGTTGCGGCGCGTGGACCGCGCGCATGCGCGAGGCCGGCTACGTCGTCGAGGAGATCGTCGAAGCCGATATGCCGTCGGTGAAGAAGCGCCTCGGCGTGCCTGAGGCGCTATCCTCCTGCCACACGGCCGAGATCGACGGCTACATCGTCGAAGGCCATGTTCCCCCGCAGGCGGTCGCACGGCTCCTAAAGGAGCGGCCGGACGCCGTCGGCCTCGCCGCGCCGGGCATGCCGGCGGGATCGCCCGGCATGGAGGGCGGCGCAGCGGAGGTCTACAGGCTGTATTTGTTCGACGCGTCCGGGGCGCGCCCGTTCGGCGACTGGCGGGGCGACAAGCCCGTCTGA
- a CDS encoding IS110 family transposase, protein MNEIIRIGMDTSKHFFQLHGVDAAERPVLRKRLRRKEVVAFFAGLSPMVVGIEACGAAHHWARTLSELGHEVQLLPPQLVKPYVKRGKNDAADAEALCEAMSRPTMRFAPVKSKEEQAALMLIGVRDRLIRNRTQLANAIRGYAAEFGLIAAKGLDKIEPLLARLEADESLPALARDLFMTQAEEYAQLKAKIRDVDAKLSAWRRQDARSRRLVRIPGLGPIGAALLSMKTLDPSLFRSGRQFAAWIGLTPKDHSTAGKVKLGGITRAGDEALRSALVSGATAVIRQARHGRGKPSPWLAALIARKPPKLAAVALANKIARIAWKLMKTGESYDARRASGAAAQAA, encoded by the coding sequence GTGAACGAGATTATCCGCATTGGCATGGATACGTCGAAACATTTTTTTCAGCTTCACGGGGTGGACGCCGCCGAGCGGCCGGTTTTGCGCAAAAGGCTGCGGCGCAAGGAGGTCGTAGCGTTCTTTGCGGGACTTTCGCCGATGGTTGTCGGGATCGAGGCTTGCGGCGCGGCGCATCATTGGGCGCGCACGCTTTCTGAACTTGGTCACGAGGTGCAGCTTTTGCCGCCGCAGCTGGTGAAGCCCTATGTCAAACGCGGCAAGAACGACGCGGCCGACGCCGAGGCGCTGTGCGAAGCGATGAGCCGGCCGACGATGCGTTTTGCGCCGGTCAAGAGCAAGGAGGAGCAAGCGGCGCTGATGCTGATCGGCGTGCGCGATCGGCTGATCCGCAATCGCACGCAGCTTGCGAACGCCATTCGCGGCTACGCGGCGGAGTTTGGATTGATCGCCGCCAAGGGTCTCGACAAGATCGAGCCGCTGCTCGCGCGGCTTGAAGCGGACGAGAGTTTGCCGGCCTTGGCGCGCGATTTGTTCATGACGCAGGCGGAAGAATACGCGCAGCTTAAGGCAAAGATCAGGGATGTCGACGCCAAGCTTTCCGCCTGGCGCCGGCAAGACGCGCGCAGCCGCCGGCTCGTGCGCATTCCGGGACTGGGGCCGATCGGCGCGGCGTTGCTGTCGATGAAGACGCTCGACCCGAGTTTGTTTCGTTCGGGACGCCAGTTCGCGGCCTGGATCGGCTTGACGCCGAAGGATCATTCGACCGCCGGCAAGGTCAAACTCGGGGGGATCACCCGCGCCGGCGACGAGGCCTTGCGCAGCGCATTGGTGAGCGGCGCGACCGCCGTCATCCGGCAGGCGCGACACGGCAGAGGAAAACCCTCGCCCTGGCTCGCGGCGCTGATCGCGCGCAAGCCGCCAAAACTCGCCGCCGTGGCGCTCGCCAACAAGATCGCCCGCATCGCGTGGAAACTCATGAAGACGGGAGAAAGTTACGACGCCAGACGGGCGTCGGGCGCCGCGGCGCAGGCCGCATAA